In Moorella sp. Hama-1, a single genomic region encodes these proteins:
- a CDS encoding class I SAM-dependent DNA methyltransferase — protein MPSINNEIEKKLWNAADQLRANSKLKASEYSVPVLGLIFLRFADNRFSMAEKELAKKTRVAGSRRAIGKADYQAGGVMYLPEHARYSYLLKLPEGENIGKTVNEAMKAIEAENEDLKDVLPKTYTRLDNDTLIALLKIFSEIPMDVEGDVFGNVYEYFLGEFARSEGQRGGEFYTPTSLVKLIVEVIEPYKGRILDPACGSGGMFVQSARFVQNHKKNPSSEISIYGQEKVAETVRLCKMNLAVHGLSGDIRQANTYYENVHNCINRFDFVMANPPFNVDGVDKEKIKDDPRYPFGLPTTDNANYIWIQEFYSALNDKGRAGFVMANSASDARGSELEIRRKLIQDRVIDVMIAVGPNFFYTVTLPCTLWFFDKGKRQTERGDKVLFIDARNIYCQVDRAHREFTPEQIEFIANIVRLYRGQPVETVNGSEEMLKEKFPEGKYMDIPGLCKVATIDEIEAQGWSLNPGRYVGVAEKGEEDFDFMERLQELNEELERLNTEAAELEERIRENVRELLEGV, from the coding sequence ATGCCGTCAATAAACAACGAAATAGAAAAAAAGCTCTGGAATGCTGCCGACCAGCTTAGAGCCAACTCAAAGCTAAAAGCTTCTGAGTATTCCGTGCCCGTTCTCGGACTTATCTTCCTTAGATTTGCAGACAACAGGTTCAGCATGGCCGAAAAAGAACTGGCCAAAAAAACAAGGGTGGCAGGTTCCAGGCGTGCCATAGGCAAGGCCGACTATCAGGCCGGAGGGGTCATGTACCTGCCCGAACATGCCAGGTATTCTTATCTTCTGAAACTGCCTGAAGGTGAGAATATCGGGAAGACCGTCAACGAGGCTATGAAAGCCATAGAAGCGGAAAATGAAGACCTGAAAGACGTCCTGCCCAAAACCTATACCCGGCTGGACAATGATACACTGATAGCACTGCTCAAGATATTCTCCGAAATCCCCATGGACGTCGAAGGGGACGTTTTTGGCAATGTATATGAATACTTCCTTGGTGAGTTTGCCCGTTCCGAAGGGCAGCGCGGCGGCGAGTTCTACACGCCCACATCACTGGTTAAGCTCATTGTAGAGGTAATCGAGCCGTACAAGGGCCGTATCCTGGACCCGGCCTGCGGGTCGGGCGGTATGTTCGTACAATCTGCCCGTTTTGTCCAGAACCACAAGAAAAACCCCAGCAGCGAGATATCTATCTACGGCCAGGAGAAGGTGGCCGAAACGGTACGGCTCTGCAAGATGAACCTGGCGGTGCACGGCCTTTCCGGAGACATCCGGCAGGCAAACACCTATTACGAAAATGTGCATAACTGCATAAACCGCTTTGACTTTGTCATGGCCAATCCCCCATTCAATGTGGACGGGGTGGACAAGGAGAAGATTAAGGACGATCCCAGGTATCCCTTCGGCTTGCCTACTACTGATAACGCCAACTATATCTGGATTCAGGAGTTTTATAGCGCCCTGAATGATAAAGGTCGGGCCGGCTTCGTTATGGCCAACTCCGCCAGCGACGCCCGGGGTTCCGAGCTGGAGATACGAAGGAAGCTCATCCAGGACAGGGTTATAGATGTAATGATCGCCGTCGGGCCCAACTTCTTCTACACCGTTACCCTGCCCTGCACCCTATGGTTCTTTGACAAGGGCAAGCGACAGACTGAACGGGGAGATAAGGTGCTGTTTATTGACGCGCGGAATATCTACTGCCAGGTAGACCGGGCACACAGGGAGTTTACCCCGGAGCAGATTGAATTTATCGCCAACATCGTACGTCTGTACCGCGGCCAGCCGGTGGAAACCGTCAACGGGTCGGAGGAAATGCTCAAGGAGAAGTTCCCTGAAGGCAAGTATATGGATATCCCCGGCCTGTGCAAGGTGGCAACCATTGATGAAATTGAAGCCCAGGGCTGGAGCCTCAACCCCGGCAGGTATGTGGGGGTGGCTGAAAAGGGTGAGGAAGACTTCGACTTCATGGAAAGGTTGCAGGAACTGAACGAAGAACTGGAGCGGCTGAATACTGAAGCGGCGGAGCTGGAAGAAAGGATAAGGGAGAATGTGAGGGAGTTATTGGAGGGTGTTTGA
- a CDS encoding IS1634 family transposase — translation MNLQPFLESFAQLPPKLQQRLAAELKIDVAKATPAGAVLIGFSLTQTFGVGETIDYLLGEEHLSVQQMQDELAQGVTPRISTGTACEVLIADMLGCYKNLTRLYHLEEACEAWRVRDILGLPPEKLNDDRLGRALDTIGDNPTLMGDILQALVLKAAERFGIPLNRFYNDTTAIPVWGERQGNDKVQFGHGGLPGLQQLILNLTILAGPSLPVTADTDPGNVQGGPVFGRTLTAVSKLTRGEFEIIVDRGILSHYNMHLMLTEKRAFFIGPLKEELCRSWLLDTLRSAGANAFTPIAYRSKEEARKGQPSHYEALEATYSFRVELNRRKPREPRKKKGERRFAEYTIRAVIYRDNKKKQRDAEHRAKNITKVEARLQELQGKLNKRNLCTVTACQSQVREIFRGLPELRQAYKVTVETNVHGAVTLTWEKDEEVLQEAALTDGLFVLLTNHPIEAVDANELLTRYRGRNDIEMSYRFLKGALDLNQIFLRKPSRVDAYCYLKVLAMFVLNLAHWFLTKEGQKKMTPQKLQEVLGNTTIVEQRLEPFGIRHWVGTNVTEPIRILIELFHLPDPVAIVEAINAAIDYYQILNQWSQKVGRSC, via the coding sequence ATGAATTTGCAGCCCTTTCTGGAATCCTTTGCCCAATTGCCCCCGAAACTACAGCAACGGTTAGCGGCGGAATTAAAAATTGATGTTGCTAAAGCGACTCCTGCTGGAGCAGTACTCATTGGCTTTTCTCTGACCCAAACATTTGGTGTAGGTGAAACCATTGATTATCTGCTCGGAGAAGAACATCTCTCGGTGCAGCAGATGCAAGATGAGCTAGCTCAGGGAGTAACTCCTCGAATTAGTACCGGGACCGCTTGCGAAGTGCTCATTGCCGATATGCTGGGTTGTTACAAAAACCTAACCCGGCTTTATCACCTTGAAGAGGCCTGTGAAGCTTGGCGCGTCAGGGATATCCTGGGCCTGCCGCCGGAGAAATTGAATGACGACCGGCTGGGGAGGGCCCTGGATACTATCGGTGATAACCCCACATTAATGGGAGACATTCTCCAAGCCCTGGTCTTAAAGGCAGCAGAACGTTTTGGCATCCCCCTCAATCGTTTTTACAACGATACTACCGCCATTCCGGTATGGGGGGAGAGGCAAGGTAATGATAAGGTCCAATTTGGCCACGGCGGCTTGCCCGGTTTGCAACAGCTCATTCTGAACCTCACTATTCTGGCGGGACCATCGCTACCAGTGACGGCCGACACCGATCCGGGCAACGTCCAGGGAGGTCCGGTATTTGGCCGCACCCTGACAGCGGTCTCCAAGCTAACCCGGGGTGAATTTGAAATCATCGTCGACCGCGGTATTTTAAGCCACTACAACATGCACCTGATGCTTACAGAAAAACGCGCCTTCTTTATCGGGCCGCTGAAAGAGGAACTCTGCCGTTCCTGGCTTTTAGACACCCTTCGGAGTGCAGGCGCAAACGCCTTTACTCCTATTGCCTACCGGTCCAAGGAAGAAGCCAGGAAGGGACAACCGTCCCATTATGAAGCCCTTGAGGCCACCTACTCCTTTCGCGTCGAATTAAATCGCCGCAAGCCCAGGGAGCCGAGGAAAAAGAAAGGCGAAAGGCGTTTTGCCGAATATACCATCCGGGCGGTGATTTACCGGGACAACAAGAAAAAACAACGTGATGCCGAGCACAGGGCGAAAAATATAACCAAAGTGGAAGCCAGGCTCCAGGAACTACAGGGTAAACTCAACAAACGCAACCTTTGCACTGTTACCGCCTGCCAAAGCCAGGTTCGGGAGATCTTCCGGGGATTGCCCGAACTGCGGCAAGCTTACAAGGTAACCGTAGAAACTAACGTCCACGGCGCCGTCACCCTTACCTGGGAAAAGGATGAAGAGGTGCTCCAAGAAGCCGCCCTGACAGATGGCCTCTTCGTTCTCCTGACCAATCACCCTATTGAAGCAGTGGATGCCAACGAATTGCTAACCCGTTACCGGGGTCGCAACGACATTGAAATGAGCTACCGTTTCTTGAAAGGGGCCCTCGATCTGAACCAGATCTTTTTACGCAAGCCCAGCCGTGTTGACGCTTATTGTTACCTGAAAGTACTGGCCATGTTCGTCCTTAACCTGGCGCACTGGTTTTTAACTAAGGAAGGCCAAAAGAAAATGACACCTCAGAAGTTACAGGAGGTATTGGGCAACACCACTATCGTCGAACAGCGCCTGGAACCCTTCGGCATCCGCCACTGGGTCGGAACTAATGTAACGGAACCTATCCGTATTCTTATTGAACTGTTTCATTTACCCGATCCGGTGGCCATTGTAGAAGCTATCAATGCTGCTATCGATTACTACCAGATCCTTAATCAATGGAGCCAAAAAGTGGGACGTAGCTGTTGA